Proteins encoded in a region of the Isosphaeraceae bacterium EP7 genome:
- a CDS encoding PEP-CTERM sorting domain-containing protein — protein MANWKRLGLTAFTFVSLTAMNAAHADLVFSGAGSNNETGNQVSGAATFKVSGNILTLTLTNTTLGGTTLRGDVLQGIAFNVNGVNPTLTLTTIALTSPGSSSTDDRIFTTKTAANTSDPLSGSYTTVLGVSPVAEFGVSSTGFAGGFNAGSITRGTGGADYGIVAAGTFPPGSGSSNSFNAAFPLIQDSLSFTFQVTGNLAESQFEGVKFLFGTDGTGIINASTPAVPEPSSLVLLGSAGAILLAGRTARGRYLSKCNA, from the coding sequence ATGGCAAATTGGAAGCGACTCGGCTTGACCGCCTTCACCTTCGTGTCCCTCACGGCGATGAATGCGGCACACGCCGATCTTGTGTTCAGCGGCGCGGGCTCGAATAACGAGACGGGGAACCAGGTCTCCGGGGCGGCCACCTTCAAGGTCTCCGGTAACATCCTGACCCTGACCCTGACGAACACCACCCTGGGCGGGACGACCCTCCGCGGTGACGTCCTTCAGGGCATTGCCTTCAACGTCAATGGGGTCAATCCCACCCTGACTCTGACGACCATCGCCCTGACGAGCCCGGGCAGCAGCTCGACCGACGACCGGATCTTCACCACGAAGACGGCGGCCAACACGTCCGACCCGTTGAGCGGGTCCTATACCACGGTCCTCGGAGTCAGCCCGGTCGCCGAGTTCGGCGTGTCGTCCACCGGCTTCGCTGGGGGGTTCAACGCGGGCTCCATCACCCGGGGCACTGGCGGCGCCGATTACGGCATCGTGGCGGCCGGCACCTTCCCCCCCGGTTCGGGAAGCAGCAATAGCTTCAACGCGGCCTTCCCTCTCATTCAGGACTCGCTGTCGTTCACGTTCCAGGTGACCGGAAACCTGGCCGAGTCGCAGTTCGAGGGCGTCAAATTCCTCTTCGGCACCGATGGCACGGGGATCATCAATGCCTCGACCCCCGCGGTTCCCGAGCCCTCCTCCCTCGTTCTGCTCGGTTCCGCCGGGGCAATCCTGCTCGCCGGCCGTACGGCACGCGGTCGCTATCTCAGCAAATGCAACGCATAA
- a CDS encoding alpha/beta hydrolase, whose product MTFSSPVEGFRLAYDRFGAGPPVVLLHGWPGDRTDYRALAPLLSDSADVIVPDLRGFGQSDKHVAEPELAYSGAAQARSIIGLIEELRLRPAVLAGYDVGSFVAQTVARLRPDLVRALVVSPPLPGAGKRVLSPESTREFWYPAFHQLYLAEILIDGKPHSVRAYLKYFWSHWSGPCYAVDPAHIDHLVNVYSPPGAFTASIAWYRTSSSPVAAYIAEAAPNLANRIKAPTTVLWQEHDPIFPTEWSDRLDEFFADVTLEKLAGVGHFTPLEAPAKFAAAIQKRLSAPMSPMR is encoded by the coding sequence ATGACGTTTTCATCCCCGGTCGAAGGATTTCGGCTCGCCTACGACCGCTTCGGCGCCGGCCCGCCCGTCGTCCTGCTCCACGGCTGGCCCGGAGATCGGACCGACTACCGGGCCCTGGCCCCACTCCTGTCAGACTCGGCCGACGTCATCGTCCCCGACCTCCGCGGCTTCGGCCAGTCCGACAAGCACGTCGCCGAGCCGGAGCTCGCCTATTCGGGTGCGGCCCAGGCCCGCAGCATCATCGGCCTGATCGAGGAGCTGCGCCTGCGCCCCGCCGTCCTGGCCGGCTACGACGTCGGCAGCTTCGTCGCCCAGACTGTCGCCAGGCTACGTCCGGACCTGGTTCGTGCCCTGGTGGTCTCGCCCCCGCTGCCTGGAGCCGGCAAGCGGGTCCTCTCCCCGGAGTCGACGCGCGAATTCTGGTATCCCGCCTTCCATCAGCTCTATCTCGCCGAGATCCTCATCGACGGCAAGCCGCACTCGGTCCGGGCCTACCTGAAATACTTCTGGTCCCACTGGTCGGGCCCCTGCTACGCGGTCGACCCGGCCCATATCGACCACCTCGTCAACGTCTACTCACCCCCGGGCGCCTTCACGGCCTCCATCGCCTGGTACCGAACCTCCTCCAGCCCCGTCGCCGCGTACATCGCCGAGGCCGCCCCGAATCTCGCGAATCGGATCAAAGCCCCGACGACGGTCCTCTGGCAAGAACATGACCCCATCTTCCCCACCGAGTGGTCCGATCGCCTCGACGAGTTCTTTGCCGACGTGACCCTGGAAAAGCTCGCCGGTGTCGGCCACTTCACGCCCCTGGAGGCGCCCGCCAAGTTCGCGGCGGCCATCCAGAAGCGGCTTTCGGCGCCGATGTCCCCGATGAGATGA
- a CDS encoding DUF1559 domain-containing protein, protein MSDRMDSSKRRAFTLIELLVVIFIIAILIGLLLPAVQAARESARRLKCANNFKQIGLAMHSYQDLHQCFTPGFVFDPPSIQQGWAWGTLLLPGIEQGPLYNSMNFRHPAYSEVQSTATLTNVDDYLCPSGGGPGPVDVFASTSNMPYKDKLVCSQYVASAGWFRMYEKIGPNLSKIAATGTGAFFMNSATSPASILDGMSQTLMVGERSRNVSDAAWASFGHTPIQLYNKPGWPTQTTVSSVFLVLGRTGGPKSDYENDTPHPAMFNAPDAGPDTFWSQHPGGCGFLMCDGSVRFLKSTMQFPVFQALSTRSGGEIVDGSAY, encoded by the coding sequence ATGTCTGATCGGATGGATTCCTCGAAACGTCGCGCGTTCACCCTCATCGAACTTCTTGTCGTCATCTTCATCATCGCCATCCTGATCGGCCTCCTGTTACCGGCGGTGCAGGCCGCTCGCGAGTCCGCGCGCAGGCTGAAATGCGCCAACAATTTCAAGCAGATCGGCCTGGCGATGCATTCTTATCAGGATTTGCATCAGTGCTTCACGCCGGGCTTTGTCTTCGATCCTCCCTCGATTCAACAGGGCTGGGCCTGGGGAACCCTTCTCCTACCGGGAATCGAGCAAGGGCCCCTCTACAACTCGATGAACTTCAGGCACCCCGCCTATTCCGAGGTCCAGAGCACGGCAACACTGACGAACGTGGACGACTACCTGTGCCCCAGCGGAGGCGGCCCCGGCCCGGTCGACGTTTTTGCATCGACGTCGAACATGCCGTACAAGGACAAGCTGGTTTGCAGTCAGTATGTCGCATCGGCGGGCTGGTTCCGGATGTACGAAAAGATCGGCCCGAACCTCAGCAAGATCGCCGCGACGGGCACCGGTGCCTTCTTCATGAACTCCGCGACCTCGCCGGCGTCGATCCTCGACGGCATGAGTCAGACGTTGATGGTCGGCGAGCGATCGAGGAACGTCTCGGATGCTGCCTGGGCCTCATTCGGCCACACTCCCATCCAACTCTACAACAAGCCCGGTTGGCCGACGCAGACGACGGTGTCGAGCGTGTTCCTCGTCCTGGGCAGGACCGGCGGGCCGAAATCCGACTACGAGAACGACACCCCGCACCCCGCGATGTTCAACGCCCCGGACGCAGGCCCCGACACCTTCTGGAGCCAGCACCCCGGCGGATGCGGCTTCCTGATGTGCGACGGCTCGGTCAGGTTCCTCAAGTCGACCATGCAGTTCCCCGTCTTCCAGGCCCTGTCGACACGCTCCGGCGGCGAGATCGTCGACGGCTCGGCTTATTAA
- a CDS encoding DUF362 domain-containing protein gives MTPISPSRRRFLAVAGIATTSAMSAQAWAGRNERGWRSDVFIARAGSYSVDLRQPIIEGLEALGIVHEVVRGKTVLLKPNLVEPAAKAPHINTHPTVVLAAAEAFRCLGAASVLIAEGQGHVRDTELVLDESGLGAELRREGLPFVDLNHDEVDEVPNALRLTGLKTLWLPRAVRTADIVVSMPKMKTHHWAGATLSMKNLFGIMPGVCYGWPKNVLHREGIPQSILDINATARPHLAIVDGIVGMEGDGPIMGTPIDSGLLVMGTNLTAVDATAARLMRLDPSRIAYLAGASGRLGPIAESHIGQRGESIASLAQTYALLDHPSLAGLRA, from the coding sequence ATGACACCCATCTCCCCCTCCCGGAGACGCTTCCTGGCCGTCGCCGGCATCGCCACCACTTCCGCGATGTCCGCCCAGGCATGGGCCGGCCGCAATGAGAGGGGTTGGCGGTCCGACGTCTTCATCGCCCGCGCCGGCTCGTATTCGGTCGACCTCCGTCAGCCGATCATCGAGGGGCTGGAAGCCCTGGGCATCGTGCACGAGGTGGTTCGCGGCAAGACGGTCCTGCTCAAGCCCAACCTCGTCGAGCCCGCGGCGAAGGCCCCTCACATCAACACCCACCCCACCGTTGTTCTGGCCGCCGCCGAGGCCTTCCGCTGCCTGGGTGCCGCGAGCGTCCTGATCGCCGAAGGGCAGGGGCACGTCCGCGACACCGAGCTGGTGCTCGACGAATCAGGCCTGGGCGCCGAACTGCGGCGCGAAGGGCTCCCCTTCGTCGACCTCAATCACGACGAGGTCGACGAGGTCCCCAACGCCCTGCGCCTGACCGGGCTGAAGACGCTCTGGCTGCCGCGAGCGGTGCGGACGGCCGACATCGTGGTCTCGATGCCCAAGATGAAGACGCACCACTGGGCGGGCGCCACCCTGTCGATGAAGAACCTCTTCGGCATCATGCCGGGGGTCTGCTACGGCTGGCCCAAGAACGTGCTGCACCGGGAGGGAATCCCGCAGTCGATCCTCGACATCAACGCCACCGCCCGGCCTCACCTGGCGATCGTCGACGGCATCGTCGGCATGGAAGGCGACGGCCCGATCATGGGGACGCCCATCGACTCGGGCCTGCTCGTCATGGGCACCAATCTGACGGCGGTCGACGCCACCGCGGCACGCCTGATGCGCCTCGACCCGAGCCGGATCGCCTACCTCGCCGGGGCCTCGGGACGGCTGGGGCCGATCGCCGAGTCCCACATCGGCCAGCGCGGCGAATCGATCGCCTCGCTGGCCCAGACTTATGCGTTGCTCGACCATCCGAGCCTCGCCGGGCTGCGGGCGTGA
- a CDS encoding Gfo/Idh/MocA family oxidoreductase, whose product MGSGVIRIGIVGAGGIARTRHLPGFLALPGVRVTAVCNRRRESAAKIAREFDIPNIHDTWESLVDDEMVDAVVVAAWPNLHCPVTLATLDAGKHVLTEARMAMNAREAQRMYDRAHESPNLATMIVPSPFGLTGDATMRALIAEGYLGTLREVHARAVHGDLADPQTPLSWRQKTKYSGFNMLQLGILYETVLRWVTPATRVLANATVFIAQRRDEETGKLARAGTPDSVDVLTSHGDGSRGVYRLSGVALHGHALGVTLYGSEGTLDYDLALDEIRGARKGERELAPVAIPDELRGGWQVESDFVAAIRGERPVTHTTFATGVRYMQFTEAVARSSRHQGPVDLPLKEFSNPSL is encoded by the coding sequence ATGGGCTCGGGCGTGATCCGGATCGGAATTGTGGGCGCAGGGGGGATTGCGCGGACCCGGCATCTTCCCGGCTTCCTGGCCTTGCCTGGGGTCCGGGTGACGGCCGTGTGCAATCGACGGCGCGAGAGCGCCGCGAAGATCGCGCGTGAGTTCGACATCCCGAACATCCACGACACCTGGGAGTCGCTGGTCGACGACGAGATGGTCGACGCGGTCGTCGTCGCAGCCTGGCCCAACCTGCACTGCCCGGTCACGCTGGCGACCCTCGACGCCGGCAAGCACGTGCTGACCGAGGCCCGCATGGCCATGAACGCCCGCGAAGCCCAGCGAATGTACGACCGCGCGCACGAGAGCCCGAACCTGGCCACCATGATCGTGCCCAGCCCCTTCGGCCTGACTGGCGACGCCACGATGCGGGCCCTGATCGCCGAAGGCTACCTCGGCACCCTGCGCGAGGTCCATGCACGGGCGGTGCACGGAGACCTGGCCGACCCCCAGACTCCGCTCTCGTGGCGGCAGAAGACCAAATATTCCGGCTTCAACATGCTCCAGCTGGGGATCCTTTACGAGACCGTCCTGCGCTGGGTCACCCCGGCGACGCGGGTGCTGGCCAATGCGACCGTCTTCATTGCCCAGCGCCGGGACGAAGAGACGGGCAAGCTCGCCCGCGCCGGGACGCCCGACAGCGTGGACGTGCTGACCTCGCACGGAGACGGATCACGGGGCGTCTACCGGCTCAGCGGCGTGGCCCTGCATGGCCACGCGCTGGGGGTGACGCTGTATGGTTCGGAGGGGACGCTCGACTACGACCTGGCCCTCGATGAGATTCGAGGGGCCCGCAAGGGGGAGCGCGAGCTGGCCCCCGTCGCGATCCCCGATGAGCTGCGCGGGGGCTGGCAGGTCGAGTCCGACTTCGTCGCGGCGATTCGCGGAGAACGCCCTGTGACGCACACGACGTTCGCCACCGGCGTCCGGTATATGCAGTTCACCGAGGCCGTCGCACGCAGCTCCCGGCACCAGGGTCCGGTGGACCTGCCGCTCAAGGAATTCTCCAACCCGAGCCTCTGA
- a CDS encoding VCBS repeat-containing protein, translated as MKHATRRRWIWAAATWLLLTAGVGAQKAAGADEPSLAEYFGFQPLEVYKLENRIANLLVRDLDGDKVDDILIVNNGRSRIDLLLSSKGPAGDDARVKGDSNDIAYDRRMRLVSLPVNKEVVSLQLADFNGDGKLDIAYYGTPAELTVLTNEGSGKFGSPKRVSTGEAIEGGGSLTVGDLNRDGKLDLALLTPSEVVFVYQEDKGKLSEPERTPHTASSPRFIKAADVDGDGGDDLVLMDGAGDDPVRIRFSGEKGKLGPEQRFAAEVLRAYAFAQIDDKPGVEMLSIENQSGRVKVLTLDEAEGDEAGKRGRLIFYPLPPGTARGRTTDVGDLDGDGKADVVVTDPANAQFLVYRQSGTAGLGSAQTFPGLVGGRTVRLADLDGDKKAEVYVLSDTEKQIGRATFEGDRLGFPAPLPTVGGDPVALDLADLDGDKTPEIVYITRGGGTGTDAFSLRALKREKSGTFVPYRWGTADSVAIKGLSGLPPAMKTLDVNDDGHADILIFNAFGAPVLLLGHEGSEPTPAGSLGPLSGVTPAGLTQVNLNGPGLLVSQNAFARNLKLDKDGRWEVKDQYNAGRASAQIQGAAALDIDGDGKQEIVLLDRASKSLIFLEARDGVYRPSGTLSVGPIDFQGVHVADFNGDGKNDLLLSGTDRFGVVVTGSKGLRLKTLASYESNREDARLGDLAAGDLNNDGKVDIVLIDVAEHFVEIVTYAKPGDLQRAISFKVFDRKSFRDGGGFVEPRDLGIGDVDGDGLKDLVLIVHDRVLVYRQDPGPDPKAAEPVK; from the coding sequence GTGAAGCACGCAACGAGGCGGCGATGGATCTGGGCGGCGGCAACCTGGCTGTTGCTGACGGCCGGGGTCGGGGCCCAGAAGGCGGCCGGGGCCGACGAGCCCAGCCTGGCCGAGTATTTCGGCTTCCAGCCGCTCGAGGTCTACAAGCTCGAGAACCGGATCGCCAACCTGCTGGTCCGCGACCTCGACGGCGACAAGGTCGACGACATCCTCATCGTCAACAACGGCCGTTCGCGCATCGACCTGCTCCTGAGCAGCAAGGGGCCGGCCGGCGACGACGCCAGGGTCAAGGGCGACTCGAACGACATCGCCTACGACCGCCGGATGAGGCTGGTCAGCCTGCCGGTGAACAAGGAGGTCGTCAGCCTCCAGCTTGCCGACTTTAACGGCGACGGCAAGCTCGACATCGCCTATTACGGTACGCCCGCCGAGCTGACCGTGCTGACCAACGAGGGCTCGGGCAAGTTCGGTTCTCCCAAACGGGTCAGCACCGGCGAGGCGATCGAAGGGGGAGGCTCGCTGACCGTCGGCGACCTGAACCGCGACGGCAAGCTCGACCTCGCGCTTCTCACCCCCAGCGAAGTTGTCTTCGTCTACCAGGAAGACAAGGGGAAGCTCTCCGAGCCCGAACGGACACCGCACACCGCGTCGAGCCCCCGGTTCATCAAGGCGGCGGATGTCGACGGTGACGGCGGCGACGACCTCGTGCTGATGGACGGAGCCGGCGACGACCCGGTCCGCATCCGGTTCTCGGGCGAGAAGGGGAAGCTCGGCCCCGAGCAGCGGTTCGCCGCCGAGGTGCTGAGGGCCTACGCCTTCGCGCAGATCGACGATAAGCCGGGCGTCGAGATGCTCTCCATCGAGAACCAGTCGGGCCGGGTCAAGGTGCTCACCCTCGACGAGGCCGAAGGGGACGAGGCGGGCAAACGCGGCCGCCTGATCTTCTACCCCCTCCCCCCCGGAACAGCTCGCGGCCGGACCACCGACGTGGGCGACCTGGACGGCGACGGCAAGGCCGACGTGGTCGTGACCGACCCGGCCAACGCCCAGTTCCTCGTCTATCGCCAGAGCGGGACCGCCGGCCTGGGCTCGGCCCAGACCTTCCCCGGCCTGGTCGGCGGCCGGACCGTGAGGCTGGCCGACCTGGACGGCGACAAGAAGGCCGAGGTCTACGTCCTCTCCGACACCGAGAAGCAGATCGGCCGGGCCACCTTCGAAGGGGATCGCCTGGGCTTCCCCGCACCGCTCCCGACCGTCGGCGGCGACCCCGTCGCCCTCGACCTGGCCGACCTGGACGGCGACAAGACCCCCGAGATCGTGTACATCACCCGCGGCGGCGGCACCGGCACCGACGCGTTCAGCCTGCGTGCCCTGAAGCGAGAAAAGTCGGGCACGTTCGTCCCCTACCGCTGGGGCACCGCCGACTCCGTGGCCATCAAGGGCCTCTCGGGCCTGCCGCCCGCGATGAAGACCCTGGACGTCAACGACGACGGCCACGCCGATATCCTCATCTTCAACGCCTTCGGCGCACCCGTCCTGCTGCTGGGCCACGAAGGCAGCGAGCCCACCCCGGCCGGCAGTCTCGGCCCGCTCTCGGGCGTGACCCCCGCCGGCCTGACCCAGGTGAACCTGAATGGCCCCGGCCTGCTCGTCAGTCAGAACGCGTTCGCGCGCAACCTGAAGCTGGACAAGGACGGCCGCTGGGAAGTGAAGGACCAGTACAACGCCGGCCGTGCATCGGCCCAGATCCAGGGGGCCGCGGCGCTCGATATCGACGGCGACGGCAAACAGGAAATTGTCCTGCTCGACCGGGCCTCCAAGTCCCTGATCTTCCTGGAGGCCCGCGACGGGGTCTACCGCCCCTCAGGCACCCTCTCCGTCGGCCCGATCGACTTCCAGGGAGTCCACGTGGCCGACTTCAACGGCGACGGCAAGAACGACCTCCTCCTCTCAGGCACCGACCGCTTCGGCGTCGTGGTGACCGGCAGCAAGGGCCTACGCCTGAAGACCCTGGCCAGCTACGAGTCGAACCGCGAAGACGCACGCCTGGGCGACCTGGCCGCCGGGGACCTGAACAATGACGGCAAGGTTGACATCGTCCTGATTGACGTGGCCGAGCACTTCGTCGAGATCGTGACCTACGCCAAGCCCGGCGACCTCCAGCGGGCGATCTCCTTCAAGGTCTTCGACCGCAAGAGCTTCCGCGACGGTGGGGGATTCGTCGAGCCCCGAGACCTGGGCATCGGCGACGTCGACGGCGACGGCCTGAAAGACCTGGTCCTCATCGTCCATGATCGGGTCCTCGTCTACCGTCAGGACCCCGGCCCCGATCCCAAAGCGGCCGAGCCGGTGAAATAA
- a CDS encoding ABC transporter permease subunit has translation MRDLPLVAWTRMVGRGSRAEGLAAAFLLVAALVIVIGWPLLATILAAWEGDAGPSGGLIDAAMAGGVARPLGLAITTLKLVALAELVALPAGIALALVLARTDALGGRASRAALAMAAFVPMPLHAAAWLGSFGNMGRSQAFGLPPLLVGLPGAAIVHGLAALPWAALLVGIGLRSVEPELEDAALLDLPAWRVAVGLGLRRSLGAIATAALAVAVLTAGDMTVTDLLQIRTYAEEAYVQYGVGNGPGAAATVALPPLLVLGTLIAGGARWLSTADPARRSSGRARTWELGRGRLPIGVAAATLACGLLAVPVAGLAWRAGRVGGVAARGIAPHWSIGGFLGTIRRAWSTIAWPMAESATWGAIAATIIVCLAWSLAWKGRNGGPWAWVAAGAAALSLAVPGPVAGMALVLAYRDVPPIYDTSANLVIAYVLRAWPYALLVLWPAMRSIPRAYLDAAELDGCTPPGVITHVALPMTRAATVAAWGVAFLLSVGELPAANCVYRPGTSIASVVIWGLLHTGVESHLAGVVLVLLGVVGVSGLVVARLISAAYGSRNGSALRGSGWRIP, from the coding sequence ATGCGCGACTTGCCGTTGGTAGCATGGACGAGGATGGTCGGCCGCGGTTCTCGGGCCGAAGGGCTCGCGGCGGCATTCTTGCTCGTCGCCGCTCTCGTCATCGTCATCGGTTGGCCCCTGCTGGCGACGATCCTGGCCGCATGGGAAGGTGACGCCGGACCATCGGGGGGCCTCATCGATGCGGCGATGGCCGGCGGCGTGGCGCGCCCGCTCGGACTGGCCATCACGACCCTGAAGCTTGTTGCGCTGGCGGAGCTTGTCGCGCTGCCCGCGGGCATTGCGCTGGCGCTCGTCCTGGCACGCACCGACGCCCTGGGAGGTCGGGCCTCGCGGGCCGCCCTGGCGATGGCGGCGTTCGTGCCGATGCCGCTGCATGCGGCGGCCTGGCTGGGTTCGTTCGGCAACATGGGCCGTTCGCAAGCCTTCGGCCTGCCGCCGCTCCTGGTCGGCCTGCCTGGCGCCGCGATCGTGCACGGACTGGCGGCGTTGCCCTGGGCGGCCCTGCTCGTGGGCATCGGCCTGAGGTCGGTCGAACCCGAGCTTGAAGATGCGGCGTTGCTCGACCTGCCCGCGTGGCGGGTCGCTGTTGGCCTGGGATTGCGCCGGAGCCTGGGGGCGATCGCGACGGCGGCGCTCGCGGTGGCGGTGCTCACGGCCGGCGACATGACGGTGACGGACCTGCTCCAGATTCGGACTTATGCTGAAGAAGCGTATGTACAGTACGGCGTGGGCAACGGCCCGGGCGCAGCGGCGACGGTTGCCCTGCCGCCGCTGCTGGTGCTCGGCACCCTGATCGCGGGGGGGGCCCGTTGGCTGTCCACCGCCGACCCCGCGCGTCGGTCTTCGGGGCGGGCGCGCACCTGGGAACTCGGCCGCGGGCGCCTGCCCATCGGCGTCGCGGCCGCGACGCTGGCCTGCGGGCTGCTTGCCGTGCCGGTGGCGGGCCTCGCCTGGCGGGCGGGCAGGGTGGGGGGGGTGGCCGCTCGGGGGATCGCCCCGCACTGGTCGATCGGCGGGTTCCTGGGGACGATCCGGCGGGCCTGGTCGACGATCGCCTGGCCGATGGCCGAGAGCGCCACCTGGGGGGCAATCGCCGCGACAATCATCGTCTGTCTCGCCTGGTCGCTCGCCTGGAAAGGGCGCAACGGAGGCCCCTGGGCCTGGGTCGCGGCGGGCGCGGCGGCCCTCTCGCTGGCCGTGCCCGGGCCGGTCGCGGGCATGGCCCTGGTCCTCGCCTACCGAGACGTCCCGCCGATCTATGACACCTCGGCGAATCTCGTCATCGCGTATGTCTTGCGGGCCTGGCCCTACGCACTCCTCGTCCTCTGGCCGGCCATGCGATCGATCCCACGAGCCTACCTCGACGCCGCCGAACTCGACGGCTGCACGCCGCCTGGGGTCATCACGCATGTGGCCCTGCCGATGACCCGGGCCGCCACGGTCGCGGCGTGGGGGGTCGCGTTCCTGCTCTCGGTGGGGGAGCTGCCCGCGGCGAATTGCGTCTACCGCCCCGGCACGTCGATCGCTTCGGTCGTCATCTGGGGGCTGCTGCACACGGGGGTCGAGAGCCACCTCGCGGGCGTTGTCCTGGTGCTGCTGGGGGTGGTGGGCGTCTCGGGCCTTGTCGTCGCCCGCCTGATCTCGGCGGCGTACGGCTCGCGCAACGGGTCCGCGCTCAGAGGCTCGGGTTGGAGAATTCCTTGA
- a CDS encoding sugar phosphate isomerase/epimerase encodes MKLGLINSAWAQAGRDTAYGIAQTRAIGFDAIDIFADPLDIGAAERALIKSEADRAGLPIISVACVAVGLVDFNPSVRRFHVDRCRAYLDMTREFGGKNLLLVLGEYIWQREVIPPTEQWAAGVECVRTLGTHAGALGLEIALELEPFRESLLNDVDSMVRFLADVDHPAVKANLDISHLVLSNQPPSAVERLRGKVAHVHISDCDGKVHGDLPPGRGVVDFPPYLQAIKALGIDDLTVSIELEYSPEPDKIVGWVTEAYNSTSALMRDAGLREPKPGRP; translated from the coding sequence ATGAAACTCGGCCTGATCAATTCCGCGTGGGCCCAGGCGGGCCGCGACACCGCCTACGGGATCGCCCAGACCCGCGCCATTGGCTTCGACGCGATCGACATCTTCGCCGATCCTCTCGACATCGGAGCCGCCGAGCGGGCCCTCATCAAGTCAGAGGCCGATCGCGCGGGGCTGCCGATCATCAGCGTCGCATGCGTCGCCGTCGGGCTCGTCGACTTCAATCCGAGCGTCCGCCGGTTCCACGTCGACCGCTGCCGGGCCTATCTCGACATGACCCGCGAGTTCGGCGGAAAGAATCTCTTGCTCGTCCTGGGCGAATACATCTGGCAGCGCGAGGTGATCCCCCCCACCGAGCAGTGGGCCGCCGGCGTCGAGTGCGTCCGCACCCTGGGAACGCACGCCGGGGCGCTCGGCCTGGAGATCGCCCTGGAACTCGAGCCGTTCCGCGAATCACTGCTCAACGACGTCGACAGCATGGTACGGTTCCTGGCCGACGTGGACCACCCGGCGGTCAAGGCAAACCTCGACATCTCCCACCTGGTCCTGTCCAACCAGCCCCCGTCGGCCGTCGAGCGGCTCCGGGGCAAGGTGGCCCACGTCCACATCTCGGATTGCGACGGCAAGGTCCACGGCGACCTCCCTCCTGGACGCGGCGTGGTCGACTTCCCCCCCTATCTTCAAGCCATCAAGGCACTCGGGATCGACGATCTGACCGTCTCGATCGAGCTTGAATACTCGCCCGAGCCCGACAAGATCGTCGGATGGGTCACCGAGGCCTACAACTCGACCAGTGCCCTGATGCGCGACGCCGGCCTTCGTGAACCGAAGCCCGGGCGCCCCTGA
- a CDS encoding Gfo/Idh/MocA family oxidoreductase — protein sequence MTDTIHGNLGHRHEMPAGRGPCIGVVGAGFIVRDCHLVAYADAGFQVAGITSRTPELAREVAQLRGIPRVHDSLGSMLDDPEIQIIDVAVPPLTQPEIIRSILAHPGKHVRGILAQKPLAMSSAEGKELVEACEAADVLLQVNQNMRYDHSVRALRSLINHGTFGDPVLATIEMRAVPHWMAWAKDGPSLSTFIMSIHHLDTLRYWLGNPARVLASTRPDPRTKFEHRDGLNLYILEYENGARASSWDDVWAGPVQEGAASELFVRWRFEGTEGMALGTIGWPEWPSHSPSTIDYTTIADRGDWHRPRWPEAWFPDAFAGPMAGLMRALETGTRPDISGRDNLDTLALCEAVMTAALEHRVVDFESIA from the coding sequence ATGACGGACACCATCCACGGGAACCTGGGCCACCGCCACGAGATGCCCGCCGGGCGCGGGCCCTGCATCGGCGTGGTCGGGGCCGGCTTCATCGTCCGCGACTGCCACCTCGTCGCGTATGCCGACGCCGGCTTCCAGGTGGCCGGCATCACCTCACGCACCCCGGAACTGGCCCGAGAGGTCGCCCAGCTCCGCGGCATCCCCCGCGTGCACGACTCGCTTGGGTCGATGCTCGACGACCCCGAGATCCAGATCATCGACGTCGCGGTCCCTCCCCTGACCCAGCCCGAGATCATCCGAAGCATCCTGGCCCATCCCGGCAAGCACGTCCGCGGCATCCTGGCGCAAAAGCCCCTGGCGATGTCTTCCGCCGAGGGGAAGGAACTCGTCGAGGCCTGCGAGGCTGCCGACGTGCTGCTCCAGGTCAATCAGAACATGAGGTATGACCACTCGGTGCGGGCCTTGCGCAGCCTGATCAACCACGGGACCTTCGGCGACCCCGTGCTCGCCACCATCGAGATGCGCGCGGTGCCGCACTGGATGGCCTGGGCAAAAGATGGACCGTCGCTCTCGACGTTCATCATGAGCATTCACCACCTCGACACCCTGCGCTACTGGCTGGGCAACCCCGCCCGGGTCCTCGCCAGCACCAGGCCCGATCCTCGGACCAAATTCGAGCATCGCGATGGCCTGAACCTTTACATCCTCGAATACGAGAACGGCGCCCGCGCATCATCCTGGGACGACGTCTGGGCGGGGCCGGTCCAGGAGGGGGCCGCCTCCGAATTGTTCGTCCGCTGGCGGTTCGAGGGGACCGAAGGGATGGCCCTGGGCACGATCGGCTGGCCCGAGTGGCCCAGCCATTCCCCCAGCACGATCGACTATACGACGATCGCCGACCGGGGCGACTGGCATCGCCCGCGCTGGCCCGAGGCCTGGTTCCCGGATGCCTTCGCCGGTCCCATGGCCGGCCTGATGCGGGCCCTCGAGACGGGCACCAGGCCCGACATCTCTGGCCGAGACAACCTCGACACGCTGGCCCTCTGCGAGGCCGTGATGACCGCCGCCCTCGAACACCGCGTCGTCGACTTCGAATCGATCGCCTGA